The following proteins come from a genomic window of Gemmatimonadota bacterium:
- a CDS encoding serine hydrolase: MTTDWSKLEQTVKDYESPGTIGVSVISPQGERWASRGDHQFPAASTVKIPIMIEIYRAIDRGTLALDDTYIVRSKDKSPGSGVLRHMHTGLQLSFGDLLYLMMSISDNTATNILIEVVGMDRINATMRDLGMTASCLGRPMRGRLAIEGEQENWATPNDYTTVVKTILDDQAASPASCQAMLTTLTQQQNGRRIGRYVPTSKTYRWGSKTGSNRGVINDVGFVESPAGTMVIALYSRELGDRVTGECALSEIARTAMQVTGMI, translated from the coding sequence ATGACCACAGACTGGAGCAAGCTGGAACAAACGGTTAAAGATTACGAATCGCCCGGCACGATCGGCGTCAGTGTGATTTCGCCTCAGGGAGAGCGTTGGGCCTCACGAGGTGATCATCAGTTTCCGGCGGCCAGCACAGTTAAAATCCCGATCATGATCGAGATCTACAGAGCCATTGATCGCGGCACACTCGCGCTCGACGACACATACATCGTCCGCTCTAAGGATAAATCTCCCGGCAGTGGTGTGCTGCGACACATGCATACCGGACTGCAACTGTCGTTTGGAGATCTCCTCTACTTGATGATGTCCATCAGCGACAACACCGCCACCAACATATTGATTGAAGTGGTCGGAATGGATCGCATCAACGCGACAATGCGAGACCTCGGTATGACTGCCTCCTGCCTCGGACGTCCCATGCGCGGACGTCTCGCAATTGAAGGGGAACAGGAAAATTGGGCTACACCCAACGACTACACTACCGTCGTCAAGACAATCCTTGACGACCAGGCTGCATCCCCCGCATCCTGTCAGGCCATGCTCACCACCTTGACCCAGCAACAGAATGGTCGCCGCATCGGCCGATATGTGCCGACCTCCAAAACCTATCGCTGGGGTTCCAAAACCGGCTCGAATCGGGGGGTAATCAATGACGTCGGCTTCGTCGAATCTCCAGCAGGGACGATGGTGATTGCCCTCTACAGCCGGGAACTCGGCGACCGCGTCACCGGCGAATGCGCGCTCTCCGAGATTGCCAGGACCGCGATGCAAGTGACGGGTATGATATAG